GCGCGGGGTCGCGGCGCGGAACGACTACGCGGTGTTCCGGAAGCACTTCCGGCGCGAGATGCACGGCGCGATGGTGTCGAACCTCGCCCGCATCGGGCTCCTCACCGAGCGCGTGCGCCCGCGGCTGGAAACCCTCGGAATCCAGCTGCCCGCGACGGCCTAGCGCCGCTGGACGCGGATCCCTCGGCTCTCCCCGCGACCGCCTAGCCCAGCAGCGCCCGGATTCGCTCGGCGCGGCGGGCGAAGGCCTCGTTGATCCGTGCGCTCGCGCCGAGTCCATCGAGAGCGACGCCCAGCGGCCCGCCCGGCAGGCGGTACGTGACACGGTCCTCCACCCAGGTGCCCGGCGGGCCCCCCGGCGCCTCACTCCCCGGCCCTTCCAGGAAGCGGTGGCGATGCTCCCAGCGGGCAAACGGCCCGCGCACGAGCGCGTCCACGAAGCGGTAGGGCGGGTCCCACTCGCGTACGACCATTCGCCACGAGGTCGGGATCCCGAGGACGGAGAGACGGAAGTCGAGCACCGCGCCCGCCTCCAGGGGCGGCGGCGGCACGCGCCAGCGGAGCCGCGGCATCACGCGCGCGAGATTCTGCGGGTCGGCGAAAAAGGCGAAGACGTCGGCGCGCGGTCGCGGCAGCCAGAAACGCGTCTCGATCACGTGGTCCGGCATGCGGGCCGCGCTATCATACGCAGATGCTCGGCGGCGGTCAAACGCGTCCCTATTTGATCCTGACCCTCATCGCCGCGCTCTGGGGCTCCTATCCCGTGTTCGCCAAGATCGCCCTCGCCCATTTCCCGCCGTACGTGCTCGTCGTGCTGCGCACGAGCCTGGCCTCGGCCTTCCTCGTCGTGCTCCTGTTTCGCCGCGGCTTCGACGAGTTCCGGGCGCTGTCGTGGGCCGACGTCCGGACCTTCGCGGTGCTGGGCTTCACGGGCATCTTCGTGTCGACCGGGGGCACCTATCTCGGCATCGCCTTCACTACCGCGTCGAGCGCCGCGCTCCTGCAGGCCGCCTCGCCCGTCATGGTCGCCCTCGGCGCCCGCCTCTACCTGAAGGAGCGCCTGCGACGGCGGCAGTGGGCGGGCGTGGGGCTGTCCACGCTCGGGGTGCTCCTCGTGGTGACACGCGGGAGCTGGCGGGCCATCGCCCACCTCGAGCTCTTGCCCGGAGACTTCATCATCCTGCTCGGCCAGGCGGGCTGGGCCGTCTACACGGTGTACGGCAAGCGCGTGCTCGCCGTGCATTCCCCCGCCCTCGCCACCACCGCCGCCTACGTGCTGGGCTCGCTGATGCTCCTCCCCGTGCCCTTTCTCACTGCCCGCCTGTTCCCCGCGCCGGACTGGGCCTCGCCGGCGGCGTGGGCGGTGGTGATGCTGCAGGCGGTGCT
This window of the Candidatus Methylomirabilota bacterium genome carries:
- a CDS encoding SRPBCC family protein, giving the protein MPDHVIETRFWLPRPRADVFAFFADPQNLARVMPRLRWRVPPPPLEAGAVLDFRLSVLGIPTSWRMVVREWDPPYRFVDALVRGPFARWEHRHRFLEGPGSEAPGGPPGTWVEDRVTYRLPGGPLGVALDGLGASARINEAFARRAERIRALLG
- a CDS encoding DMT family transporter, which codes for MLGGGQTRPYLILTLIAALWGSYPVFAKIALAHFPPYVLVVLRTSLASAFLVVLLFRRGFDEFRALSWADVRTFAVLGFTGIFVSTGGTYLGIAFTTASSAALLQAASPVMVALGARLYLKERLRRRQWAGVGLSTLGVLLVVTRGSWRAIAHLELLPGDFIILLGQAGWAVYTVYGKRVLAVHSPALATTAAYVLGSLMLLPVPFLTARLFPAPDWASPAAWAVVMLQAVLGAVAHVWWYEGVHQVGASRAGIFMNLQPVVGVVLAWIILGESIEPAEILGGLAVLAGVGMTTRISRAS